A region of Mycolicibacterium brumae DNA encodes the following proteins:
- a CDS encoding MFS transporter, with protein sequence MTGDPARTASKSAAAEKLRGGFPQVLLATVASTIGFWAWMSIAPLQHVYNERMDLGEGQISLMLATPVLVGALGRIISGALTDRYGGRIMFTAILLLSAPAVLLVAFAGTIGSFPLLIVAGFCLGVAGTIFAVGIPFAGAWYPPSRRGFATGVFGMGMIGTGVSAFFTPRLEQSIGYLPTHLVIAAALVGMAALVWILMRESPAWKPNHEKLVPKVAGALKLPVTWEMSFLYAIVFGGFVAFSTFLPKYLTTIYPNEVNAVGAGSRTALFVAAAVLARPIGGALADKFGPKIVALVSLGGIVSLAYLVGQEPPEGIVTGAAFIAMASSMGLGMGAVFAWVGPSTPPDKMGAVSGVVAAAGGLGGYFPPLVMGLTYHPTTNSYWLGLWLLVIVGTFALIVAGMLKDTGQRAAPGATLK encoded by the coding sequence ATGACCGGAGACCCTGCGCGCACGGCATCAAAGTCCGCAGCTGCGGAGAAGCTGCGTGGAGGCTTTCCGCAAGTGCTGTTGGCGACCGTCGCGTCGACGATCGGCTTCTGGGCCTGGATGTCGATCGCCCCGCTGCAACACGTCTACAACGAGCGAATGGATCTCGGCGAAGGTCAGATCTCGCTGATGCTGGCGACCCCGGTGCTCGTCGGCGCGCTGGGCCGCATCATCTCGGGCGCGTTGACCGACCGCTACGGCGGCAGAATCATGTTCACCGCGATTCTGCTGCTGTCCGCACCGGCGGTGCTGCTGGTCGCGTTCGCCGGGACCATCGGCAGTTTCCCGCTGCTCATCGTGGCCGGCTTCTGCCTCGGCGTGGCGGGCACCATCTTCGCCGTCGGCATCCCCTTCGCGGGCGCCTGGTATCCGCCGTCGCGGCGCGGCTTCGCCACCGGCGTGTTCGGCATGGGCATGATCGGCACCGGCGTGTCGGCGTTCTTCACCCCGCGACTGGAGCAGTCCATCGGGTACCTGCCCACCCATCTGGTGATCGCTGCGGCCCTGGTCGGCATGGCCGCGCTGGTGTGGATCCTCATGCGCGAGTCTCCGGCCTGGAAGCCCAACCACGAGAAGCTGGTCCCGAAGGTCGCTGGCGCGCTCAAGCTGCCGGTCACCTGGGAGATGTCGTTCCTGTACGCGATCGTGTTCGGCGGCTTCGTGGCGTTCTCCACTTTCCTGCCGAAGTACCTGACCACCATCTACCCCAACGAGGTGAACGCCGTCGGGGCCGGCTCCCGCACGGCGCTGTTCGTGGCGGCGGCGGTGCTCGCCCGGCCGATCGGCGGTGCGCTGGCCGACAAGTTCGGCCCGAAGATCGTCGCGCTGGTGTCCCTGGGCGGGATCGTGTCGCTGGCCTATCTGGTCGGCCAAGAGCCGCCGGAGGGCATCGTCACCGGCGCGGCGTTCATCGCGATGGCGTCATCGATGGGGTTGGGCATGGGCGCGGTGTTCGCCTGGGTCGGTCCGTCTACCCCGCCGGACAAGATGGGCGCGGTCAGCGGCGTGGTCGCCGCGGCCGGCGGCCTGGGCGGATATTTCCCTCCGTTGGTGATGGGCCTGACATATCACCCGACCACCAACTCCTACTGGCTGGGACTATGGCTGCTGGTGATCGTGGGCACGTTTGCGCTGATCGTGGCGGGAATGCTGAAGGACACTGGGCAGCGCGCCGCGCCCGGCGCCACACTGAAGTAG
- the moaA gene encoding GTP 3',8-cyclase MoaA, producing the protein MTAIPLTLGRPAPGGYSAAGPLVDAHGRTHRDLRISLTDRCSLRCAYCMPEQGNTWLARPSILTTTEIARVAAVAASVGIGAFRLTGGEPLLRRDLAEVVAALSGLRGPDGPVEVAMTTNGIGLADRLDELIDAGLRRVNISIDTLNPDRFAALTRRDRLDEVLAGIAAAARSGLRPLKLNAVAIRGVNDDELCDLVAFAVAHGAQLRFIEQMPLDAGHTWDRGAMVTRAEILDALSSRWGLTPAPGRGGAPAERWLLDGGPAAVGVIASVTAPFCGDCDRLRLTADGQLRNCLFATGEFNLLPVLRPISGEVSEAAIEETLRRCVWAKLPGHAIDDPSFLQPERGMNAIGG; encoded by the coding sequence ATGACCGCGATTCCGCTGACCCTCGGCCGACCTGCTCCCGGCGGCTATAGCGCCGCAGGGCCGCTGGTCGACGCCCACGGCCGGACGCACCGCGATCTGCGCATCTCGCTGACCGACCGCTGCTCGCTGCGTTGCGCCTACTGCATGCCCGAGCAGGGCAACACCTGGCTGGCCCGTCCGTCGATCCTCACCACGACCGAGATCGCCCGCGTCGCTGCGGTGGCCGCCTCGGTCGGGATCGGCGCCTTTCGTCTCACCGGCGGTGAGCCGCTGCTGCGCCGCGACCTCGCCGAGGTGGTGGCCGCGCTCTCCGGCCTGCGCGGCCCCGACGGGCCCGTCGAAGTCGCGATGACCACCAACGGCATCGGTCTGGCCGATCGACTCGACGAACTGATCGACGCCGGGCTTCGCCGGGTCAACATCAGCATCGACACCCTGAACCCCGACCGGTTCGCGGCGCTGACCCGTCGCGACCGGCTCGACGAAGTGCTCGCCGGCATCGCCGCGGCCGCCCGCTCCGGGCTGCGGCCGCTGAAGCTCAACGCGGTGGCCATCCGCGGAGTCAACGACGACGAGTTGTGCGACCTGGTGGCGTTCGCGGTGGCCCACGGCGCCCAATTGCGGTTCATCGAGCAGATGCCGCTGGACGCCGGGCACACCTGGGACCGCGGCGCGATGGTCACCCGCGCCGAGATCCTCGACGCGCTGTCCTCGCGCTGGGGTCTGACGCCGGCGCCCGGGCGCGGCGGCGCGCCGGCCGAACGGTGGCTGCTCGACGGCGGCCCCGCGGCGGTCGGGGTGATCGCTTCGGTGACCGCGCCGTTCTGCGGCGATTGCGACCGGCTGCGGCTGACCGCCGACGGCCAGCTGCGCAACTGCCTGTTCGCCACCGGCGAGTTCAACCTGCTGCCGGTGCTGCGCCCAATCTCCGGCGAGGTCTCCGAAGCTGCGATCGAAGAGACGCTGCGCCGCTGCGTGTGGGCGAAACTGCCCGGGCACGCCATCGACGACCCGTCATTCCTGCAGCCTGAGCGTGGGATGAACGCCATCGGCGGGTAG
- a CDS encoding PE-PPE domain-containing protein yields the protein MRSAVRKLVLGTIALISAALLGVGAMAVGALAWAATTLPIIVPGTGTPDPYIPARENYLGNAVSYYVTPAGACGVAGIDCGNPEGVLYPATFWPIPLPGWGGLEGDKWNVSVSQGLGYLTASYRDALGLNPGETREYDNVVVFGYSQGATISSIFKANLAAANNGLVPANTEFVLIGNPNRPNGGLFERLALLGTVPILEATFGQPTPTNTTPLQNGVRAINTTDIALQYDGVVDFPKYPINLLAVANAIAGFQYVHGTYLDPYTGLPDSEHPFGYTVQEVEDIVAGCAANPHGQYCQKSDDSDTVYVTLPARSLPIAQPFLDLASATKTDFLINPIVAALQPALQTLIETGYDRSDYSKASPFGIVPLVNPIKLVRDLVNDIPEGFDAAKSTIENGNKIPNLPGSPDPTSTQTQTVTTLVSDQEPAQLSLVVDNSKNADTPDAKSDFAPKTKVGKKLAAVLNPGNERPLAKLFGKTGTDATVATGAETAITEKKAERPRPLRAIVKEVKKAIGNLTGVRKAEANDAAPKQADQKEAA from the coding sequence ATGCGAAGCGCAGTCCGGAAACTTGTCCTGGGGACCATCGCGCTGATCTCGGCGGCGCTGCTGGGCGTCGGCGCGATGGCGGTGGGGGCGCTGGCCTGGGCGGCGACCACGCTCCCGATCATTGTGCCCGGCACCGGCACGCCAGACCCGTACATCCCCGCACGCGAGAATTATCTGGGCAACGCAGTTTCCTACTACGTCACCCCCGCCGGGGCTTGCGGGGTGGCCGGAATCGATTGCGGCAATCCGGAAGGAGTGCTCTATCCCGCCACCTTCTGGCCGATCCCGCTGCCCGGTTGGGGCGGCCTAGAGGGCGACAAGTGGAACGTGTCGGTGTCCCAGGGTCTGGGTTACCTGACCGCGTCGTATCGTGACGCGCTCGGACTCAATCCCGGAGAAACCCGGGAGTACGACAACGTGGTGGTGTTCGGATACTCCCAAGGCGCCACGATCTCCAGCATCTTCAAGGCCAACCTGGCTGCAGCCAACAACGGCCTGGTCCCGGCAAACACCGAGTTCGTTCTGATCGGCAACCCGAACCGGCCGAACGGCGGCTTGTTCGAGCGGCTCGCGTTGCTGGGTACCGTCCCGATTCTGGAAGCCACGTTCGGCCAGCCGACGCCGACGAACACCACTCCCCTGCAAAACGGAGTGCGGGCGATCAACACGACCGATATCGCCTTGCAGTACGACGGCGTCGTCGATTTCCCCAAGTACCCGATCAACCTGCTGGCCGTCGCGAACGCGATCGCCGGCTTCCAGTACGTGCATGGCACCTATCTGGACCCGTACACCGGACTTCCGGATTCTGAGCATCCGTTCGGCTACACCGTCCAGGAGGTTGAGGACATCGTGGCAGGCTGCGCTGCCAACCCGCACGGACAGTACTGCCAGAAGTCCGATGACAGTGACACCGTCTATGTGACGCTGCCCGCACGCTCGTTGCCGATCGCGCAGCCTTTCCTGGATCTGGCCAGCGCCACCAAGACAGACTTCCTGATCAATCCGATCGTCGCGGCGCTGCAGCCGGCGCTGCAGACGCTGATCGAAACCGGTTATGACCGCTCCGATTACAGCAAGGCGTCGCCGTTCGGCATTGTGCCGCTGGTCAATCCGATCAAGCTGGTCCGCGATCTGGTCAACGACATCCCGGAGGGCTTCGACGCCGCCAAGAGCACCATCGAGAACGGCAACAAGATCCCGAACCTGCCCGGCTCCCCCGACCCAACCTCCACTCAGACCCAGACGGTGACGACCCTGGTGTCCGATCAGGAGCCCGCCCAACTGAGCCTCGTCGTGGACAACAGCAAGAACGCCGACACACCTGACGCCAAGTCGGATTTCGCCCCCAAGACCAAGGTCGGCAAGAAGCTCGCTGCCGTGCTGAACCCGGGCAATGAGCGCCCGCTGGCCAAGCTGTTCGGAAAGACCGGCACGGACGCCACCGTGGCGACCGGCGCCGAAACCGCCATCACCGAGAAGAAGGCCGAGCGGCCCCGCCCGCTACGCGCCATCGTCAAAGAGGTGAAGAAGGCGATCGGCAACCTGACCGGGGTCAGGAAAGCCGAGGCCAACGACGCCGCGCCGAAGCAGGCCGACCAGAAAGAAGCCGCTTAG
- the hflX gene encoding GTPase HflX, whose amino-acid sequence MTNPELDYPEYDPTAFDDRRASSSNPTVDERRASSSLVPRSSNPTAGELALSDRAALRRVAGLSTELDDVTEVEYRKLRLERVVLVGVWTEGSAADADASLTELAALAETAGSEVLDGLIQRRDKPDPATYIGSGKAAELRQIVVATGADTVICDGELSPAQLNALEKAVKVKVIDRTALILDIFAQHATSAEGKAQVSLAQMQYMLPRLRGWGESMSRQAGGRAGGAGGGVGTRGPGETKIETDRRRIRERMSKLRREIKDMKKIRDTQRSGRVRSEVGRIAIVGYTNAGKSSLLNALTGAGVLVENALFATLEPTTRRGEFDDGRAFVLTDTVGFVRHLPTQLVEAFQSTLEEVADADLLVHVVDGSDPRPLEQISAVRIVVDDVIADRHSSPVRELLVINKIDAADEVELARLRSALPDAVFVSAHTGAGLDELRARMADLIEPRDVAVDVVIPYQRGDLVARVHEIGRVELSEHTDTGTRIRAHVPAALAAGLSEYGT is encoded by the coding sequence ATGACGAATCCTGAACTTGACTACCCCGAATACGATCCGACGGCGTTTGACGATCGCCGGGCCTCTTCCTCGAACCCGACGGTGGATGAGCGCCGGGCCTCTTCCTCGCTCGTTCCTCGCTCGTCGAACCCGACGGCCGGCGAACTCGCCCTGTCCGACCGGGCCGCGCTACGCCGAGTGGCCGGCCTGTCCACCGAACTCGACGACGTCACCGAGGTCGAATACCGCAAGCTGCGCCTGGAGCGGGTGGTGCTGGTCGGTGTCTGGACCGAAGGCAGCGCCGCCGACGCCGACGCGAGCCTCACCGAATTGGCCGCGCTGGCGGAAACCGCCGGCTCGGAGGTGCTCGACGGGTTGATCCAGCGTCGCGACAAGCCCGACCCGGCGACCTACATCGGATCCGGCAAGGCCGCCGAACTGCGCCAGATCGTCGTCGCCACCGGCGCGGACACCGTCATCTGCGACGGCGAACTGTCCCCGGCGCAGCTCAACGCGCTGGAGAAGGCGGTCAAGGTCAAGGTCATCGACCGGACCGCGCTGATTTTGGACATCTTCGCCCAGCACGCCACCAGCGCCGAGGGCAAGGCTCAGGTGTCGCTGGCCCAGATGCAGTACATGCTGCCGCGGCTGCGCGGCTGGGGCGAGTCGATGTCCCGGCAGGCCGGCGGCCGCGCCGGTGGCGCGGGCGGCGGGGTGGGCACCCGCGGGCCCGGCGAGACCAAGATCGAGACCGACCGCCGCCGGATCCGGGAGCGGATGTCCAAGCTGCGCCGTGAGATCAAGGACATGAAGAAGATCCGCGACACCCAGCGCAGCGGCCGGGTGCGCAGCGAGGTCGGCCGGATCGCGATCGTCGGCTACACCAACGCCGGCAAGTCCAGCCTGCTCAACGCCCTGACCGGGGCCGGGGTGCTGGTGGAGAACGCGCTGTTCGCGACCCTGGAGCCGACCACCCGCCGTGGTGAATTCGACGACGGTCGGGCGTTCGTGCTGACCGACACCGTCGGCTTCGTCCGGCACCTGCCCACCCAGCTGGTCGAGGCGTTCCAGTCCACCCTGGAAGAGGTCGCCGACGCCGACCTGCTGGTGCACGTCGTCGACGGCTCCGATCCCCGCCCGCTGGAACAGATTTCGGCGGTCCGCATCGTGGTCGACGATGTGATCGCCGACCGTCACAGCTCACCGGTCCGAGAACTGTTGGTGATCAACAAGATTGACGCCGCCGACGAGGTGGAGTTGGCGCGGCTGCGCAGTGCGTTGCCGGACGCGGTGTTCGTCTCCGCGCACACCGGCGCGGGCCTGGACGAACTGCGCGCCCGGATGGCCGACCTCATCGAGCCGCGCGATGTCGCCGTCGACGTCGTCATCCCGTACCAGCGTGGCGATCTGGTGGCCCGGGTGCACGAGATCGGTCGGGTGGAGCTTTCCGAGCACACCGACACCGGCACTCGGATCCGGGCGCACGTTCCGGCGGCGCTGGCCGCCGGGTTGTCCGAGTACGGGACCTAA
- the dapF gene encoding diaminopimelate epimerase — protein sequence MEFAKGHGTQNDFVVLPDLAARLDLTREAVSALCDRRRGLGADGILRVTRIGAARDAGVGIARAEALASGDWFMDYRNADGSIAEMCGNGVRVFAHYLVASGLETRTEFVVGTLAGPRPVRLSNVGQVRAEVTVDMGVARRTGVGSATVGGREFTGVGVDVGNPHLACVDPELSVAELAALDVGGPVSFDSAQFPQGVNIEVLTAPVDDAVRMRVNERGVGETRSCGTGTVAAAAAALEHLGADTGTITVGIPGGTVTVRITETTSYLSGPSELVARGEIADEWWDGQR from the coding sequence GTGGAATTCGCCAAGGGACACGGCACCCAGAACGACTTCGTGGTGCTGCCCGACCTGGCCGCCCGGCTCGACCTGACCCGCGAAGCGGTTTCCGCGCTGTGCGACCGCCGCCGCGGACTGGGCGCCGACGGCATCCTGCGGGTCACTCGCATCGGCGCCGCCCGCGACGCCGGGGTGGGCATCGCCCGCGCCGAGGCGCTCGCGTCCGGGGACTGGTTCATGGACTACCGCAATGCCGACGGCTCGATCGCCGAGATGTGCGGCAACGGGGTGCGGGTGTTCGCGCATTACCTGGTGGCCAGCGGGCTGGAGACCCGCACCGAGTTCGTCGTCGGGACCCTCGCCGGGCCGCGCCCGGTGCGGCTCTCCAACGTCGGACAGGTGCGTGCCGAGGTCACCGTCGACATGGGCGTCGCGCGGCGCACCGGCGTCGGTTCGGCGACCGTCGGCGGGCGCGAGTTCACCGGCGTCGGAGTCGACGTCGGAAACCCGCACCTGGCCTGCGTGGACCCGGAGCTGAGCGTCGCCGAGCTGGCCGCCCTGGACGTGGGCGGCCCGGTGTCATTCGACTCGGCGCAGTTCCCGCAGGGCGTCAATATCGAGGTGCTCACCGCGCCGGTCGATGACGCCGTGCGGATGCGGGTCAACGAGCGCGGGGTGGGGGAGACCCGGTCCTGTGGCACCGGCACCGTCGCAGCCGCCGCCGCCGCGCTGGAGCACCTGGGCGCCGACACCGGAACCATCACCGTCGGCATCCCCGGCGGGACCGTGACGGTGCGGATCACCGAGACGACCAGCTATCTGAGCGGGCCGTCGGAGCTGGTGGCACGCGGTGAGATCGCCGACGAGTGGTGGGACGGGCAGCGTTGA